A single window of Nicotiana tomentosiformis chromosome 1, ASM39032v3, whole genome shotgun sequence DNA harbors:
- the LOC104114501 gene encoding uncharacterized protein isoform X1 has translation MEEVVPLSCQKQHIPARKLSFNGCSKDLWAAVQDGSVADVDSSLAFLKRCGGNINARNTFGLTPLHIATWRNHVPIVKRLLAAGADPDARDGESGWSSLHRALHFGHLAIASILLQSGASITLEDTKSRTPIDLLSGPVLQGFEKKNSGRCEDISISVNSVFNSFHSGLQLTFFVVCMFFFLLAATEVFSWGSGVNYQLGTGNAHIQKLPGKVDSLHGSVIKLVSAAKFHSAAVTARGELYTWGFGRGGRLGHPDFDIHSGQAAVITPRQVISGLGARRVKAVAAAKHHTVIATEAGEVFTWGSNREGQLGYTSVDTQPTPRRVSSLRSKVVAVAAANKHTSVVSDLGEVFTWGCNKEGQLGYGTSNSASNYAPRIVEYLKGKVFVGVSAAKYHTVVLGSDGEVFTWGHRLVTPKRVVIGRNLKKMSNIPLKFHRKERLHVVAIAAGTTHSMALTEDGTLFYWVSSDPDLRCQQLYSLCGTNIVCISAGKYWTAAVTVTGDVYMWDGKKGKEKPPALTRLHGVKKATSISVGETHLLIISSLYHPGYPPNILKNGSMLKPKMKSDTDELDEGFMFDEVESEEVLFISEKDTVKNKTAPALKSLCETVAAEHLVEPRNAIQLLEISDSLGAEDLRKYCEDIAIRNLDYIFTVSGHAVANTSLDVLVMLEKVWDMKSSEPWSYRRLPTPTAPFPAIVDSEEDNDDIESLRTRDHCTNRPMWRQERDQRLDNFLQSDEVKDGVLKQVRVLRKKLQQIEMLEDKQFKGQTLDDQQIAKLQTRSELEKSLAELGVPVETLQSTVSSSVLADGKGSKKVDVPKKQRRKSKQKAVPVEVASSKCESAESSPRMGALGVQIPEVQYEDDHKGLEGAAANQDAKDSPIVIKRDLGNSLNSKGSSAVASKKKNRKGGLSMFLSGALDDVPKAVVPPPVVQKSEGPAWGGAKVTKTSASLREIQDEQSKVIDTKPLKPRDLVEDPSGDSSGGKLRLSSFLQSNPIPMSRTAPVSDVEKNTPPWAASGTPPLLRPSLRDIQLQQVKQPLALSHSPKTRTTGFSVMTGQGSPSESSCPSRWFKPEVETPSSIRSIQIEERAIKDLKRFYSNVRVVKNQS, from the exons ATGGAGGAAGTAGTTCCATTATCATGTCAGAAGCAGCACATCCCTGCTAGGAAACTTTCATTCAATGGATGCTCCAAAGATCTCTGGGCTGCTGTACAAGACGGGTCTGTAGCTGATGTTGATTCGTCTTTGGCATTCCTTAAGAGGTGTGGAGGAAATATCAATGCGAGGAATACCTTTGGCCTTACCCCTCTCCATATCGCAACCTGGAGAAATCACGTCCCAATAGTTAAGAGGCTACTTGCTGCTGGTGCAGACCCTGATGCTAGG GATGGGGAATCAGGATGGAGTAGCCTTCATCGCGCCCTGCATTTTGGTCATCTTGCTATTGCTAGCATCCTTCTACAGTCTGGTGCTTCTATCACTTTGGAAGACACCAAATCTAGAACTCCCATTGATTTGTTGTCAGGACCTGTTTTACAGGGCTTTGAAAAGAAAAATTCAGGTAGATGTGAAGACATTTCAATTTCTGTGAACTCTGTCTTTAATTCATTTCATAGTGGATTGCAGTTGACTTTCTTTGTTGTTtgcatgtttttttttcttttagctGCTACAGAGGTTTTCAGTTGGGGAAGTGGTGTGaattatcaactagggactgGAAATGCTCACATTCAAAAGTTACCCGGTAAAGTTGATTCTCTTCATGGGTCAGTCATCAAGTTGGTTTCTGCAGCAAAATTTCATAGTGCAGCCGTCACTGCCCGTGGAGAACTCTATACTTGGGGTTTTGGACGAGGTGGCCGTCTTGGGCACCCAGACTTTGATATACATAG CGGCCAAGCTGCGGTAATAACTCCACGACAAGTGATCTCTGGTTTAGGGGCACGTCGAGTGAAAGCTGTTGCTGCTGCTAAACATCACACTGTTATTGCAACAGAGGCTGGAGAAGTTTTCACTTGGGGTTCCAACAGAG AGGGTCAACTTGGGTATACTTCAGTAGATACTCAACCCACACCTCGTAGAGTGAGTTCACTGAGGTCAAAAGTAGTTGCTGTTGCTGCAGCAAACAAGCACACTTCTGTAGTTTCTGACTTGGGTGAGGTTTTCACCTGGGGATGCAATAAGGAGGGTCAGCTAGGCTACGGAACATCTAACTCGGCTTCTAACTATGCTCCAAGGATTGTTGAGTATTTGAAGGGAAAGGTTTTTGTTGGAGTTTCTGCAGCTAAGTATCACACGGTTGTTCTTGGATCTGATGGAGAGGTTTTCACTTGGGGTCACCGGCTTGTTACTCCAAAGAGAGTTGTGATTGGCCGGAATCTAAAAAAGATGAGCAACATCCCGTTGAAGTTTCACCGTAAGGAACGTCTTCATGTGGTTGCAATAGCTGCCGGGACTACACATAGTATGGCTCTTACAGAGGATGGCACGTTATTTTATTGGGTGTCATCTGATCCTGATCTGCGCTGTCAACAG TTATATTCACTATGTGGTACAAATATAGTGTGCATCTCTGCTGGGAAATATTGGACAGCTGCGGTTACTGTGACAGGTGATGTGTATATGTGGGATGGGAAGAAAGGGAAGGAGAAACCACCTGCTTTAACTCGGTTACATGGGGTTAAAAAGGCAACTTCAATTTCCGTTGGGGAGACCCATTTGTTGATCATTAGTTCTCTATATCATCCTGGTTACCCACCCAATATTTTGAAGAATGGTTCTATGCTCAAGCCGAAGATGAAAAGTGATACAGATGAACTCGATGAGGGTTTTATGTTTGATGAGGTTGAGTCAGAGGAAGTACTGTTTATCTCAGAAAAAGACACAGTCAAAAATAAGACTGCACCAGCCTTAAAGAGCCTTTGTGAGACGGTGGCTGCAGAGCATTTGGTGGAGCCACGGAATGCTATTCAACTGCTGGAAATTTCGGATTCACTAGGGGCAGAAGATCTAAGAAAATACTGCGAG GATATTGCAATCCGCAATCTTGATTACATATTTACAGTCTCAGGCCATGCAGTTGCAAATACTTCACTTGACGTATTGGTTATGCTCGAGAAAGTGTGGGATATGAAGTCATCTGAACCCTGGAGTTATCGTCGGCTTCCAACTCCTACTGCCCCCTTCCCTGCCATAGTAGATAGTGAAGAAGATAATGATGATATTGAGTCTCTTAGGACGCGTGACCATTGTACAAACAGGCCAATGTGGAGACAAGAGAGAGACCAGAGATTAGATAACTTTCTACAGTCTGATGAAGTGAAAGACGGGGTTTTGAAACAGGTACGAGTTTTGAGGAAAAAGTTGCAGCAGATTGAGATGCTTGAAGATAAGCAATTCAAGGGGCAGACTCTTGATGACCAGCAAATCGCTAAGCTTCAGACAAGGTCAGAATTGGAGAAGTCACTTGCTGAGCTTGGTGTCCCAGTAGAAACGCTCCAATCAACAGTATCATCCTCTGTTCTTGCTGATGGAAAAGGGAGTAAAAAAGTGGACGTACCTAAGAAGCAAAGGAGAAAGAGCAAACAAAAGGCTGTACCAGTGGAGGTGGCGTCCAGTAAATGTGAAAGTGCAGAATCCAGTCCCAGAATGGGTGCCTTGGGTGTTCAAATTCCTGAAGTCCAGTACGAG GATGACCACAAAGGTTTGGAAGGAGCTGCAGCCAATCAAGATGCAAAAGATTCTCCCATTGTCATCAAGAGAGACCTTGGAAACAGCCTGAATAGTAAAGGTTCGTCAGCTGTAGCatcaaagaagaaaaataggaaAGGTGGACTTTCCATGTTTCTAAGTGGTGCTCTTGATGATGTTCCCAAAGCTGTAGTTCCACCACCAGTTGTGCAAAAAAGTGAAGGCCCTGCTTGGGGTGGTGCTAAGGTTACGAAAACCTCTGCATCCCTTCGAGAAATACAGGATGAGCAAAGCAAAGTAATAGATACAAAGCCCTTGAAGCCCAGGGACCTGGTAGAAGATCCCTCTGGTGATAGTAGTGGTGGTAAATTACGGTTGAGTTCATTTTTACAGTCGAATCCGATACCCATGTCACGTACAGCACCTGTCTCTGATGTGGAAAAGAACACCCCTCCTTGGGCTGCCTCCGGTACGCCTCCTCTTTTACGTCCATCTCTCAGGGACATCCAACTGCAGCAG GTAAAGCAACCGTTGGCCCTCTCTCATAGCCCAAAGACGAGAACTACTGGCTTCTCAGTGATGACGGGTCAAGGCTCACCATCAGAATCTAGTTGTCCGAGTCGCTGGTTCAAACCAGAAGTTGAAACACCTTCGTCTATCCGTTCAATACAGATAGAGGAGAGGGCTATCAAGGACCTAAAACGGTTTTATAGCAATGTTAGGGTAGTTAAAAACCAGTCCTAA
- the LOC104114501 gene encoding uncharacterized protein isoform X2 — MEEVVPLSCQKQHIPARKLSFNGCSKDLWAAVQDGSVADVDSSLAFLKRCGGNINARNTFGLTPLHIATWRNHVPIVKRLLAAGADPDARDGESGWSSLHRALHFGHLAIASILLQSGASITLEDTKSRTPIDLLSGPVLQGFEKKNSAATEVFSWGSGVNYQLGTGNAHIQKLPGKVDSLHGSVIKLVSAAKFHSAAVTARGELYTWGFGRGGRLGHPDFDIHSGQAAVITPRQVISGLGARRVKAVAAAKHHTVIATEAGEVFTWGSNREGQLGYTSVDTQPTPRRVSSLRSKVVAVAAANKHTSVVSDLGEVFTWGCNKEGQLGYGTSNSASNYAPRIVEYLKGKVFVGVSAAKYHTVVLGSDGEVFTWGHRLVTPKRVVIGRNLKKMSNIPLKFHRKERLHVVAIAAGTTHSMALTEDGTLFYWVSSDPDLRCQQLYSLCGTNIVCISAGKYWTAAVTVTGDVYMWDGKKGKEKPPALTRLHGVKKATSISVGETHLLIISSLYHPGYPPNILKNGSMLKPKMKSDTDELDEGFMFDEVESEEVLFISEKDTVKNKTAPALKSLCETVAAEHLVEPRNAIQLLEISDSLGAEDLRKYCEDIAIRNLDYIFTVSGHAVANTSLDVLVMLEKVWDMKSSEPWSYRRLPTPTAPFPAIVDSEEDNDDIESLRTRDHCTNRPMWRQERDQRLDNFLQSDEVKDGVLKQVRVLRKKLQQIEMLEDKQFKGQTLDDQQIAKLQTRSELEKSLAELGVPVETLQSTVSSSVLADGKGSKKVDVPKKQRRKSKQKAVPVEVASSKCESAESSPRMGALGVQIPEVQYEDDHKGLEGAAANQDAKDSPIVIKRDLGNSLNSKGSSAVASKKKNRKGGLSMFLSGALDDVPKAVVPPPVVQKSEGPAWGGAKVTKTSASLREIQDEQSKVIDTKPLKPRDLVEDPSGDSSGGKLRLSSFLQSNPIPMSRTAPVSDVEKNTPPWAASGTPPLLRPSLRDIQLQQVKQPLALSHSPKTRTTGFSVMTGQGSPSESSCPSRWFKPEVETPSSIRSIQIEERAIKDLKRFYSNVRVVKNQS; from the exons ATGGAGGAAGTAGTTCCATTATCATGTCAGAAGCAGCACATCCCTGCTAGGAAACTTTCATTCAATGGATGCTCCAAAGATCTCTGGGCTGCTGTACAAGACGGGTCTGTAGCTGATGTTGATTCGTCTTTGGCATTCCTTAAGAGGTGTGGAGGAAATATCAATGCGAGGAATACCTTTGGCCTTACCCCTCTCCATATCGCAACCTGGAGAAATCACGTCCCAATAGTTAAGAGGCTACTTGCTGCTGGTGCAGACCCTGATGCTAGG GATGGGGAATCAGGATGGAGTAGCCTTCATCGCGCCCTGCATTTTGGTCATCTTGCTATTGCTAGCATCCTTCTACAGTCTGGTGCTTCTATCACTTTGGAAGACACCAAATCTAGAACTCCCATTGATTTGTTGTCAGGACCTGTTTTACAGGGCTTTGAAAAGAAAAATTCAG ctGCTACAGAGGTTTTCAGTTGGGGAAGTGGTGTGaattatcaactagggactgGAAATGCTCACATTCAAAAGTTACCCGGTAAAGTTGATTCTCTTCATGGGTCAGTCATCAAGTTGGTTTCTGCAGCAAAATTTCATAGTGCAGCCGTCACTGCCCGTGGAGAACTCTATACTTGGGGTTTTGGACGAGGTGGCCGTCTTGGGCACCCAGACTTTGATATACATAG CGGCCAAGCTGCGGTAATAACTCCACGACAAGTGATCTCTGGTTTAGGGGCACGTCGAGTGAAAGCTGTTGCTGCTGCTAAACATCACACTGTTATTGCAACAGAGGCTGGAGAAGTTTTCACTTGGGGTTCCAACAGAG AGGGTCAACTTGGGTATACTTCAGTAGATACTCAACCCACACCTCGTAGAGTGAGTTCACTGAGGTCAAAAGTAGTTGCTGTTGCTGCAGCAAACAAGCACACTTCTGTAGTTTCTGACTTGGGTGAGGTTTTCACCTGGGGATGCAATAAGGAGGGTCAGCTAGGCTACGGAACATCTAACTCGGCTTCTAACTATGCTCCAAGGATTGTTGAGTATTTGAAGGGAAAGGTTTTTGTTGGAGTTTCTGCAGCTAAGTATCACACGGTTGTTCTTGGATCTGATGGAGAGGTTTTCACTTGGGGTCACCGGCTTGTTACTCCAAAGAGAGTTGTGATTGGCCGGAATCTAAAAAAGATGAGCAACATCCCGTTGAAGTTTCACCGTAAGGAACGTCTTCATGTGGTTGCAATAGCTGCCGGGACTACACATAGTATGGCTCTTACAGAGGATGGCACGTTATTTTATTGGGTGTCATCTGATCCTGATCTGCGCTGTCAACAG TTATATTCACTATGTGGTACAAATATAGTGTGCATCTCTGCTGGGAAATATTGGACAGCTGCGGTTACTGTGACAGGTGATGTGTATATGTGGGATGGGAAGAAAGGGAAGGAGAAACCACCTGCTTTAACTCGGTTACATGGGGTTAAAAAGGCAACTTCAATTTCCGTTGGGGAGACCCATTTGTTGATCATTAGTTCTCTATATCATCCTGGTTACCCACCCAATATTTTGAAGAATGGTTCTATGCTCAAGCCGAAGATGAAAAGTGATACAGATGAACTCGATGAGGGTTTTATGTTTGATGAGGTTGAGTCAGAGGAAGTACTGTTTATCTCAGAAAAAGACACAGTCAAAAATAAGACTGCACCAGCCTTAAAGAGCCTTTGTGAGACGGTGGCTGCAGAGCATTTGGTGGAGCCACGGAATGCTATTCAACTGCTGGAAATTTCGGATTCACTAGGGGCAGAAGATCTAAGAAAATACTGCGAG GATATTGCAATCCGCAATCTTGATTACATATTTACAGTCTCAGGCCATGCAGTTGCAAATACTTCACTTGACGTATTGGTTATGCTCGAGAAAGTGTGGGATATGAAGTCATCTGAACCCTGGAGTTATCGTCGGCTTCCAACTCCTACTGCCCCCTTCCCTGCCATAGTAGATAGTGAAGAAGATAATGATGATATTGAGTCTCTTAGGACGCGTGACCATTGTACAAACAGGCCAATGTGGAGACAAGAGAGAGACCAGAGATTAGATAACTTTCTACAGTCTGATGAAGTGAAAGACGGGGTTTTGAAACAGGTACGAGTTTTGAGGAAAAAGTTGCAGCAGATTGAGATGCTTGAAGATAAGCAATTCAAGGGGCAGACTCTTGATGACCAGCAAATCGCTAAGCTTCAGACAAGGTCAGAATTGGAGAAGTCACTTGCTGAGCTTGGTGTCCCAGTAGAAACGCTCCAATCAACAGTATCATCCTCTGTTCTTGCTGATGGAAAAGGGAGTAAAAAAGTGGACGTACCTAAGAAGCAAAGGAGAAAGAGCAAACAAAAGGCTGTACCAGTGGAGGTGGCGTCCAGTAAATGTGAAAGTGCAGAATCCAGTCCCAGAATGGGTGCCTTGGGTGTTCAAATTCCTGAAGTCCAGTACGAG GATGACCACAAAGGTTTGGAAGGAGCTGCAGCCAATCAAGATGCAAAAGATTCTCCCATTGTCATCAAGAGAGACCTTGGAAACAGCCTGAATAGTAAAGGTTCGTCAGCTGTAGCatcaaagaagaaaaataggaaAGGTGGACTTTCCATGTTTCTAAGTGGTGCTCTTGATGATGTTCCCAAAGCTGTAGTTCCACCACCAGTTGTGCAAAAAAGTGAAGGCCCTGCTTGGGGTGGTGCTAAGGTTACGAAAACCTCTGCATCCCTTCGAGAAATACAGGATGAGCAAAGCAAAGTAATAGATACAAAGCCCTTGAAGCCCAGGGACCTGGTAGAAGATCCCTCTGGTGATAGTAGTGGTGGTAAATTACGGTTGAGTTCATTTTTACAGTCGAATCCGATACCCATGTCACGTACAGCACCTGTCTCTGATGTGGAAAAGAACACCCCTCCTTGGGCTGCCTCCGGTACGCCTCCTCTTTTACGTCCATCTCTCAGGGACATCCAACTGCAGCAG GTAAAGCAACCGTTGGCCCTCTCTCATAGCCCAAAGACGAGAACTACTGGCTTCTCAGTGATGACGGGTCAAGGCTCACCATCAGAATCTAGTTGTCCGAGTCGCTGGTTCAAACCAGAAGTTGAAACACCTTCGTCTATCCGTTCAATACAGATAGAGGAGAGGGCTATCAAGGACCTAAAACGGTTTTATAGCAATGTTAGGGTAGTTAAAAACCAGTCCTAA
- the LOC104114501 gene encoding uncharacterized protein isoform X3, with protein MQNFIADGESGWSSLHRALHFGHLAIASILLQSGASITLEDTKSRTPIDLLSGPVLQGFEKKNSAATEVFSWGSGVNYQLGTGNAHIQKLPGKVDSLHGSVIKLVSAAKFHSAAVTARGELYTWGFGRGGRLGHPDFDIHSGQAAVITPRQVISGLGARRVKAVAAAKHHTVIATEAGEVFTWGSNREGQLGYTSVDTQPTPRRVSSLRSKVVAVAAANKHTSVVSDLGEVFTWGCNKEGQLGYGTSNSASNYAPRIVEYLKGKVFVGVSAAKYHTVVLGSDGEVFTWGHRLVTPKRVVIGRNLKKMSNIPLKFHRKERLHVVAIAAGTTHSMALTEDGTLFYWVSSDPDLRCQQLYSLCGTNIVCISAGKYWTAAVTVTGDVYMWDGKKGKEKPPALTRLHGVKKATSISVGETHLLIISSLYHPGYPPNILKNGSMLKPKMKSDTDELDEGFMFDEVESEEVLFISEKDTVKNKTAPALKSLCETVAAEHLVEPRNAIQLLEISDSLGAEDLRKYCEDIAIRNLDYIFTVSGHAVANTSLDVLVMLEKVWDMKSSEPWSYRRLPTPTAPFPAIVDSEEDNDDIESLRTRDHCTNRPMWRQERDQRLDNFLQSDEVKDGVLKQVRVLRKKLQQIEMLEDKQFKGQTLDDQQIAKLQTRSELEKSLAELGVPVETLQSTVSSSVLADGKGSKKVDVPKKQRRKSKQKAVPVEVASSKCESAESSPRMGALGVQIPEVQYEDDHKGLEGAAANQDAKDSPIVIKRDLGNSLNSKGSSAVASKKKNRKGGLSMFLSGALDDVPKAVVPPPVVQKSEGPAWGGAKVTKTSASLREIQDEQSKVIDTKPLKPRDLVEDPSGDSSGGKLRLSSFLQSNPIPMSRTAPVSDVEKNTPPWAASGTPPLLRPSLRDIQLQQVKQPLALSHSPKTRTTGFSVMTGQGSPSESSCPSRWFKPEVETPSSIRSIQIEERAIKDLKRFYSNVRVVKNQS; from the exons ATGCAGAATTTCATAGCG GATGGGGAATCAGGATGGAGTAGCCTTCATCGCGCCCTGCATTTTGGTCATCTTGCTATTGCTAGCATCCTTCTACAGTCTGGTGCTTCTATCACTTTGGAAGACACCAAATCTAGAACTCCCATTGATTTGTTGTCAGGACCTGTTTTACAGGGCTTTGAAAAGAAAAATTCAG ctGCTACAGAGGTTTTCAGTTGGGGAAGTGGTGTGaattatcaactagggactgGAAATGCTCACATTCAAAAGTTACCCGGTAAAGTTGATTCTCTTCATGGGTCAGTCATCAAGTTGGTTTCTGCAGCAAAATTTCATAGTGCAGCCGTCACTGCCCGTGGAGAACTCTATACTTGGGGTTTTGGACGAGGTGGCCGTCTTGGGCACCCAGACTTTGATATACATAG CGGCCAAGCTGCGGTAATAACTCCACGACAAGTGATCTCTGGTTTAGGGGCACGTCGAGTGAAAGCTGTTGCTGCTGCTAAACATCACACTGTTATTGCAACAGAGGCTGGAGAAGTTTTCACTTGGGGTTCCAACAGAG AGGGTCAACTTGGGTATACTTCAGTAGATACTCAACCCACACCTCGTAGAGTGAGTTCACTGAGGTCAAAAGTAGTTGCTGTTGCTGCAGCAAACAAGCACACTTCTGTAGTTTCTGACTTGGGTGAGGTTTTCACCTGGGGATGCAATAAGGAGGGTCAGCTAGGCTACGGAACATCTAACTCGGCTTCTAACTATGCTCCAAGGATTGTTGAGTATTTGAAGGGAAAGGTTTTTGTTGGAGTTTCTGCAGCTAAGTATCACACGGTTGTTCTTGGATCTGATGGAGAGGTTTTCACTTGGGGTCACCGGCTTGTTACTCCAAAGAGAGTTGTGATTGGCCGGAATCTAAAAAAGATGAGCAACATCCCGTTGAAGTTTCACCGTAAGGAACGTCTTCATGTGGTTGCAATAGCTGCCGGGACTACACATAGTATGGCTCTTACAGAGGATGGCACGTTATTTTATTGGGTGTCATCTGATCCTGATCTGCGCTGTCAACAG TTATATTCACTATGTGGTACAAATATAGTGTGCATCTCTGCTGGGAAATATTGGACAGCTGCGGTTACTGTGACAGGTGATGTGTATATGTGGGATGGGAAGAAAGGGAAGGAGAAACCACCTGCTTTAACTCGGTTACATGGGGTTAAAAAGGCAACTTCAATTTCCGTTGGGGAGACCCATTTGTTGATCATTAGTTCTCTATATCATCCTGGTTACCCACCCAATATTTTGAAGAATGGTTCTATGCTCAAGCCGAAGATGAAAAGTGATACAGATGAACTCGATGAGGGTTTTATGTTTGATGAGGTTGAGTCAGAGGAAGTACTGTTTATCTCAGAAAAAGACACAGTCAAAAATAAGACTGCACCAGCCTTAAAGAGCCTTTGTGAGACGGTGGCTGCAGAGCATTTGGTGGAGCCACGGAATGCTATTCAACTGCTGGAAATTTCGGATTCACTAGGGGCAGAAGATCTAAGAAAATACTGCGAG GATATTGCAATCCGCAATCTTGATTACATATTTACAGTCTCAGGCCATGCAGTTGCAAATACTTCACTTGACGTATTGGTTATGCTCGAGAAAGTGTGGGATATGAAGTCATCTGAACCCTGGAGTTATCGTCGGCTTCCAACTCCTACTGCCCCCTTCCCTGCCATAGTAGATAGTGAAGAAGATAATGATGATATTGAGTCTCTTAGGACGCGTGACCATTGTACAAACAGGCCAATGTGGAGACAAGAGAGAGACCAGAGATTAGATAACTTTCTACAGTCTGATGAAGTGAAAGACGGGGTTTTGAAACAGGTACGAGTTTTGAGGAAAAAGTTGCAGCAGATTGAGATGCTTGAAGATAAGCAATTCAAGGGGCAGACTCTTGATGACCAGCAAATCGCTAAGCTTCAGACAAGGTCAGAATTGGAGAAGTCACTTGCTGAGCTTGGTGTCCCAGTAGAAACGCTCCAATCAACAGTATCATCCTCTGTTCTTGCTGATGGAAAAGGGAGTAAAAAAGTGGACGTACCTAAGAAGCAAAGGAGAAAGAGCAAACAAAAGGCTGTACCAGTGGAGGTGGCGTCCAGTAAATGTGAAAGTGCAGAATCCAGTCCCAGAATGGGTGCCTTGGGTGTTCAAATTCCTGAAGTCCAGTACGAG GATGACCACAAAGGTTTGGAAGGAGCTGCAGCCAATCAAGATGCAAAAGATTCTCCCATTGTCATCAAGAGAGACCTTGGAAACAGCCTGAATAGTAAAGGTTCGTCAGCTGTAGCatcaaagaagaaaaataggaaAGGTGGACTTTCCATGTTTCTAAGTGGTGCTCTTGATGATGTTCCCAAAGCTGTAGTTCCACCACCAGTTGTGCAAAAAAGTGAAGGCCCTGCTTGGGGTGGTGCTAAGGTTACGAAAACCTCTGCATCCCTTCGAGAAATACAGGATGAGCAAAGCAAAGTAATAGATACAAAGCCCTTGAAGCCCAGGGACCTGGTAGAAGATCCCTCTGGTGATAGTAGTGGTGGTAAATTACGGTTGAGTTCATTTTTACAGTCGAATCCGATACCCATGTCACGTACAGCACCTGTCTCTGATGTGGAAAAGAACACCCCTCCTTGGGCTGCCTCCGGTACGCCTCCTCTTTTACGTCCATCTCTCAGGGACATCCAACTGCAGCAG GTAAAGCAACCGTTGGCCCTCTCTCATAGCCCAAAGACGAGAACTACTGGCTTCTCAGTGATGACGGGTCAAGGCTCACCATCAGAATCTAGTTGTCCGAGTCGCTGGTTCAAACCAGAAGTTGAAACACCTTCGTCTATCCGTTCAATACAGATAGAGGAGAGGGCTATCAAGGACCTAAAACGGTTTTATAGCAATGTTAGGGTAGTTAAAAACCAGTCCTAA